In one window of Bifidobacterium sp. WK041_4_12 DNA:
- a CDS encoding chorismate mutase: protein MSESEHEDEHEEEHSTTIDRHMAAENPETARSVAQIKELRQSIDNVDTAIVSLLAERFKYTSRVGVVKAQAGFAPADYKREERQIARLHSIAEAAGLDPEIAEMYREFVVTEAKKRHKRIADAGGDPGVLDVFA from the coding sequence ATGAGCGAATCTGAACACGAAGACGAACACGAAGAAGAGCATTCCACCACGATTGACCGTCACATGGCTGCAGAGAATCCGGAGACGGCACGCTCGGTGGCGCAGATAAAAGAGTTGAGACAGTCAATCGACAACGTTGACACTGCAATCGTGTCCTTGCTTGCAGAACGGTTCAAATATACTTCCAGGGTTGGCGTGGTGAAAGCTCAGGCTGGATTCGCTCCAGCGGACTATAAACGCGAGGAGCGCCAGATCGCTCGCTTGCACAGCATCGCAGAGGCAGCAGGACTCGATCCGGAAATTGCCGAGATGTATCGCGAATTCGTGGTCACCGAAGCGAAAAAACGTCATAAGCGCATAGCCGATGCTGGAGGTGACCCCGGTGTCCTTGACGTCTTTGCGTGA
- the rho gene encoding transcription termination factor Rho — MATSQNLDDMKLPELKELAKQMGLRGTSTMRKSKLVETIQAARSGGAAPAGVTVRAPKQAPSLNTSVASTDASQQTPVTQNLPEERSLIRRRTRKSSATKETASREGAQSSDAAAQQGVQQQNRSNDLFDVLGIDNAESGHSEERHDQRDQRDHDKRGADRQDSRRGGHRDSESSTGVALPLRKRSRKHDAVDDNAEQDHENVRDLDDILAALPNRSERSSRRQNDEHGDSQDGNRRSHDRRERNNRNDNADRNERNDRNERSNDRRGRNRRERNRDFESRDEDKRDDARQEELVPVAGIVDVLDSYAFIRTSGYLPGPNDVYVSMGQVKKYSLRKGDAVHGSIRPPHEGERRNQRQKFVPLQSIDTINGMSVEEASSRPHFSKLTPLYPQERLRMETQPNKITGRLIDIVSPIGKGQRGLIVSPPKAGKTITLQNIANSISTNNPEVHLMVVLVDERPEEVTDMERTVQGEVISSTFDRPASDHTTVAELAIERAKRLVELGQDVVVLLDSMTRLARAYNIAAPASGRILSGGVDAQALYPPKKFFGAARNIENGGSLTIISSALVETGSKMDEVIFEEFKGTGNMELRLSRELSEKRMFPAIDINASGTRREELITPPQELSIVYRLRRAFGGMEPEQAYQTLVPRLKKTATNKDFLAALTQNIPQA, encoded by the coding sequence GTGGCAACAAGCCAAAATCTTGATGATATGAAACTGCCTGAGCTCAAGGAGCTCGCCAAGCAGATGGGTCTGCGCGGCACATCCACCATGCGCAAGTCAAAACTTGTTGAGACCATACAGGCCGCACGCTCCGGTGGCGCTGCCCCCGCAGGTGTAACTGTTCGGGCTCCAAAGCAAGCACCATCGTTGAACACTTCAGTTGCATCGACCGATGCAAGTCAGCAGACACCGGTTACGCAAAACCTTCCAGAAGAACGTTCTTTGATTCGTAGACGTACTCGGAAGAGCTCAGCTACGAAGGAAACCGCATCACGCGAGGGTGCTCAATCCTCTGACGCTGCGGCTCAGCAGGGAGTTCAGCAGCAGAACCGTTCGAATGATCTGTTCGATGTGCTGGGCATAGACAATGCAGAGTCAGGCCACAGTGAAGAGCGCCATGATCAGCGTGACCAGCGTGACCATGACAAGCGTGGCGCAGACCGGCAGGATAGCCGTCGTGGAGGGCACCGTGACTCGGAGAGTTCCACAGGTGTCGCACTCCCACTGCGCAAGAGAAGCCGCAAGCACGACGCCGTCGACGATAACGCTGAGCAAGACCATGAAAACGTTCGCGATCTCGATGACATTCTGGCAGCGCTGCCCAATCGCAGCGAACGTTCCTCGCGTCGTCAGAACGATGAACACGGCGACAGCCAGGACGGCAATCGTCGCAGCCATGACCGTCGTGAGCGCAACAATCGCAATGACAATGCTGATCGTAACGAGCGTAACGACCGTAACGAGCGCAGCAATGATCGCAGGGGTCGCAACCGTCGTGAACGCAATCGTGACTTCGAATCCCGCGATGAAGACAAGCGCGATGATGCAAGGCAGGAGGAGCTCGTACCCGTTGCAGGCATCGTAGACGTGCTTGATTCCTACGCCTTCATTCGCACTTCCGGCTATCTGCCAGGTCCCAACGATGTGTATGTGTCGATGGGACAGGTCAAGAAGTACAGCCTGCGCAAAGGCGATGCCGTTCACGGCTCGATTCGTCCACCGCATGAGGGCGAGCGACGCAATCAGCGGCAGAAGTTCGTGCCGTTGCAGTCCATTGACACCATCAATGGCATGAGCGTGGAAGAGGCATCCTCGCGTCCTCATTTCAGTAAGCTCACGCCTCTGTATCCGCAGGAACGCCTGCGCATGGAGACTCAGCCGAACAAGATTACCGGCCGACTGATTGACATCGTATCGCCGATTGGCAAGGGGCAGCGTGGCCTGATCGTTTCTCCGCCAAAGGCCGGCAAGACAATCACCTTGCAGAACATTGCCAATTCCATCAGCACGAACAATCCTGAGGTGCATCTGATGGTGGTGCTCGTCGATGAACGACCTGAAGAGGTTACCGATATGGAGCGAACGGTGCAGGGTGAGGTCATTTCCTCAACCTTCGACCGTCCGGCATCCGATCATACGACCGTCGCAGAACTCGCCATCGAACGCGCCAAGCGTCTGGTCGAACTTGGACAGGATGTTGTCGTTTTGCTTGATTCGATGACTCGTCTGGCTCGTGCATACAACATTGCAGCACCTGCATCCGGCCGCATTCTTTCCGGCGGTGTCGACGCTCAGGCACTGTACCCGCCTAAGAAGTTCTTCGGAGCGGCGCGCAACATTGAAAATGGTGGTTCTCTGACCATCATTTCGTCTGCCTTGGTGGAAACCGGTTCGAAGATGGACGAGGTCATCTTCGAAGAGTTCAAGGGAACGGGCAACATGGAGTTGCGACTGTCCCGCGAACTGTCAGAAAAGCGCATGTTCCCAGCCATCGACATCAACGCTTCCGGCACGCGCCGTGAAGAGCTCATTACCCCACCACAGGAGCTGTCAATCGTCTATCGCCTTCGCCGCGCATTCGGTGGCATGGAACCTGAACAGGCATACCAGACGTTGGTGCCTCGTCTGAAGAAGACGGCAACCAACAAGGACTTCCTTGCCGCGCTGACGCAGAACATTCCGCAGGCATGA